The following is a genomic window from Staphylococcus capitis subsp. capitis.
CAATCCAACAAATCTTATTTCGAGAAGCTGAGGGAATTGGCCCGACGATGCTTCAGCAACCGACTAATGATAGCACGGTGCTACAACCAACGAGAATCTCGAATGATAAGTACTGACCAGCTTCCTACTTTTTCATTTGAGTAGGAAGCTTTTTTGTAAGAGGAGGTAGCGTTAACGATGACGAATTACAGAGTAGATACGTTAGAATTAGGGACATTTACAACTGAATCAGGAGAAACCATTAATAATTTAAAATTACGCTATGAACACGTTGGATATAAAGGTCAACCATTAGTTGTTGTTTGTCACGCATTAACAGGTAATCACTTAACTTATGGAACAGACGAGAAACATGGATGGTGGCGTGAAATTATAGATGGTGGTTATATTCCACGTCATGATTATCAATTTCTAACTTTCAACGTCATCGGTAGTCCCTTTGGTTCAAGTTCCAAACTTAATGACCCTAATTTTCCACAGCATCTTACATTACGAGATATTGTTAAAGCGATTGAAAAAGGTATCAAAGCACTAGACTTCGATAAGATAAACATCCTAATTGGAGCAAGTCTAGGTGGTATGCAAGCAATGGAATTGCTGTATAATAATCAATTTCAAATCGACAAAGCCATTATTCTCGCAGCAACTGGTAAAACGTCATCGTACAGTCGTGCTTTCAACGAGATCGCCCGACAAGCAATTCATCTTGGTGGGAAGGAAGGCTTAAGTATCGCTCGACAACTAGGCTTCTTAACATACCGTTCCTCTAAAAGTTATGACCAACGTTTTACGCCAGATGAAGTTGTAACATATCAACAGTATCAAGGTAATAAATTTAAGAAAAACTTTGACTTACAATGTTATTTAACACTGCTCGACGTCTTAGATAGTCACAATATTGATAGAGGACGAGATGATGTTGATGAAGTCTATCAATCTTTAGATACAAAGGTTCTAACGATGGGGTTTATAGATGATTTACTTTATCCAGATGATCAAGTAAGAACAGTCGGAGAGAGATTTAAATATCATCGCCATTTCTTTGTGCCAGATAATGTAGGACATGACGGCTTCCTTCTAAACTTTAACGATTGGGCTCCAAACCTCTACCATTTCTTGAACTTAAAACAATTTAAAAGGAAGTAAACACAGCTATTTTTAAACATACTAAACTTTGGCTAAGCAAAGTAAGTACGTCTTTAGAATAAGTGCTACTAATTAATGACGAAGTCATTATTGAACTTTTAAAGATTACAATCGTTGATGCGATTGCATAATAGGTACTAACATTTGATACTCATCAAATGAAGCACCTATAATTGTTAATTTTGGGCAAAGAGGTTAAAATAGAAGTTATAGTCAAAAAGTATGGGAGTGGCGTGTGTGTTTTCAAAAATACAACCTAAAGCAACTATTATTGCAACTATTTCATTACTGATAGTCGCTTTAGTAACACATGTATTACCTATTCTCGGCTTAATTTTATGTTTATTTGCAACGATTCCTGGCATCGTGCTATGGAACCGCTCTGTACAATCATTTGGAATTAACGCTTTAGTAACAGTGATTCTAACAACGTTATTAGGTAATACATTTGTCTTAAGTATGATGGTACTTATCTTAATTTTAAGTTTTATCATCGGTCAATTACTTAAGGAAAGAACTTCAAAAGAAAGAATTCTTTATGTTTCAACGGCTTCATTAAGTTTAATAACATTGATTGGATTCATGTTATTACAAACATTCGAAAAAATTCCAAAAGCAGCCGTATTAATTAAGCCATTTAAAGATGCGATGTATGATGCCATCTTAACAAGTGGATTAGATTCTAACTATAGACAGATTCTTGAGGAAGGTTTCCGACAATCAACGGTCCAAC
Proteins encoded in this region:
- a CDS encoding alpha/beta fold hydrolase family protein, encoding MTNYRVDTLELGTFTTESGETINNLKLRYEHVGYKGQPLVVVCHALTGNHLTYGTDEKHGWWREIIDGGYIPRHDYQFLTFNVIGSPFGSSSKLNDPNFPQHLTLRDIVKAIEKGIKALDFDKINILIGASLGGMQAMELLYNNQFQIDKAIILAATGKTSSYSRAFNEIARQAIHLGGKEGLSIARQLGFLTYRSSKSYDQRFTPDEVVTYQQYQGNKFKKNFDLQCYLTLLDVLDSHNIDRGRDDVDEVYQSLDTKVLTMGFIDDLLYPDDQVRTVGERFKYHRHFFVPDNVGHDGFLLNFNDWAPNLYHFLNLKQFKRK
- a CDS encoding YybS family protein, with product MGVACVFSKIQPKATIIATISLLIVALVTHVLPILGLILCLFATIPGIVLWNRSVQSFGINALVTVILTTLLGNTFVLSMMVLILILSFIIGQLLKERTSKERILYVSTASLSLITLIGFMLLQTFEKIPKAAVLIKPFKDAMYDAILTSGLDSNYRQILEEGFRQSTVQLPSYLIIVIFLLILINLIITFPILRKFKVATPIFKPLFAWQMNRVLLWIYLIVLICVMFANQPSIFQSIVLNFEVVLSLVMYIQGLSVIHFFGKAKRWPNAVTILLMVVGTLLTPMTHIVGLLGVIDLCINLKRIIKK